In Parabacteroides timonensis, the genomic stretch TCCGATATCACCGCGCAGTCAAATTTAAATTTATTGATTATAAATAGTTTCTATTATTTTACGATTGCCTTTACAGCAGCTTCACCTTCAACAGCTACTACAACTACACCTTGAGGAGCAGCGATTGTAGCGTTGTCAGAAGAAAGAACTGTGTTAGCAACTGTCTGGCCAAGAACGTTAGTGATAACAACTTTCTTGCCTTCAGCACCCTTGATCGTTACATCACCGTTGCCGGCAATTACACTGATTGCAGAAGCATTGAGATCTTCGTTGGCAACAACGTCCATACCTTCTGTTGCACCATTAACCATGGTGTAATAAGATGCCTGGCGAGCCAAAACTACGTTACCGTTCAGATAAGCTACATAATAACCTGTTGCCGGGTTGTAGATAGCATATTCTTTTTCATTTTCCGGGTTGATTTCGAATGCGAACAAACCGAAGTTATCGTCTGTCGGAGTTACATCCAGATGTTCCTTGACTGCTTTACCGAATTCTTCAGAAACTTCAAATCCTTTCAGCCATTCAGCCTGTCTTGAAGCGATGATGTCAGTTGATACGGCACCGGCTTTCAAAGTGTCTTTTGCACTCGGTTTAACAGAAGCTACGATCATTGTATCAGCAATATGCTTGGCATCTACGAAACGAAGTCTTGCAAAATGTTCAGTATTTGTGTAGTGGTAGCAATAATCTTCTTTCTTGATGTCTTTATCTTTTGCATATACGATAGAGTCGTACATAGCGAACAGATATTTACCAACTACTGTATCGTTCATTGCATAGTGTGTACATTCAACCGGATGACCATATTGATCCTTTTCACCAGAATGTAACGGACCTACTTTCTCACCACGTTTTGCACCTTTTTGTGCCAGGTAATACAAAGGCATTGTGTTGCCGGCTCTGTTCACATAAGCAGTGTCTACAGCGATACTGAATGCTACTGAATCGTAAGCCAAGCCACCCATAGATTTTAATGCTGTTGACGGAACGCCTTCTACCAGGAAGTCGTTTTCGCCGCTAGCCAACATATAAGCAGAATTACCTACCAGGTTCTGAACAGAATACAGGTTGATGTTAGCCAATGTTGTGTCGCTTTCAGCCTTCAGGTCTTTCAGGATGTCTGCATACTTAGGAGATGTAGATTCATACAAACCGAATTCGTCGGCGATGTCTTTCTTGTACAGATCATCTTCATTGTGCAGGTAACCAGTACCAACGTTTACATATACTTTTTTGTCATCAGTTTTTGTAACCATTACATATTGTCCGTCTTCTTTTTCTTTCAGGAAGAACTGTGCAGCTTCTTCTGCATTTGTAATCGTTGGATTCAGGATATATTTACCATCAGCATCTAATGTCACGAAACGTTTTGTAACTCTTTCCTGCAGTGCGTAAGGAATTCTGCGTAATGAGTCGTTTTTGTTTACAATTGCTTCATAATATTTAGTTGTTTCCTTGTTGATACCGTAAGCTAATGTATCGATAGAAGGAATCAGATAGAATGACAAACCTTCGTCAGTCTTTACGTTAATGCTCAATGTGTTGTTGTGAACACCTGAGTTCTGGATGAATACAGGTTCGTCAGAAGGATTGTTTCTGATACCCAGTTTGTAAGCTGTGCTCAACAAAGCAACTTTGTCGAACTTACCACCATTGGCATAACCGCCCAAACGAGCAGGTGTAAGAGACTGTTCTGTCAGTTTCAGAGTGTCGACAGCTTGAGTGCCCACAGTTACTTGACTAACAAAATAGAACTGATCGGTTGTGTTTTCAACCAGATAGATAACATCACCAAGATTAACATTATCACCAGTTTCTCTATTCTTCATAGTGAACTTGTTAGATGCTGCGTCTTTGTCGTAAAGAACAACCCACTGTCCTTCCGGTCTGTTAGCTAAGAATTCAGAAGATTTTTCCCAAGAACTTGCTTCCGGATGAATAGTATATCCGGTAAGAATAGCACCATTTATTTCTTTCTTATCAACAACAGTTACACTAAATGCTTTTCCCTTGAATGCATCAATAGTTACAGCAGAAGAAGCACCAAAGCCGATCTGTGCCCATTTTTCAACAAGAGTGTTTGAAGGAATTGCCATCAATGTATTTACATCACCTGTTGTAGAAATCTGAGGACGTACAGTTGCATCTACTGTCATTTTACCGTCTGAATCCGGGAACTTAGCAGCAACAGTAATGATCATATTGTCATTAGTTGCAGCTTCTCCGTCATTCAAATTGTACTTAACAGTCATCCATGCGTTATTCACAGGAACATCTTTGTTTGTGTCGTTAGCACCTAACAGAGCTGCACCGGTAAAGTTAGAGAATGCATAACCATAACCTGCTACTGAGCTGGCTGCAGAAACTGATTTTACTTTGTCAACAGCAACCAATGTTGCAGCATTGAAAAGAGGCATAACTTCTTCAACATCTTCATAATCTTCGATTGAGATAACACCTTTTGTTGATGCAGCCAACAGCTCTTTACCTCCTTTATTGCTTACAACGAAGAATATTTTTGAGTCAGTAGAACTTTGGTCGATTTTTCCAGTTGTAGTGCTAGTCGTATTTCCTAGCATCTTCTTTACAGATTCGATCAATGCTTTTTCAGCATCAGAACCTGCACTCTTATCAATATCAGCAGCACTATTTGCCAATGTAATAGTAATCGCAGTCAACTGTTTGTTAAACAGACCATTTTCAGCCGAAGTAATAACAGTTGAGCCATCCTTTGCATTCAGGATGAAGCCGTTGCCCATCTTCGAATTCAGGTCAGCAATTGGCATATCTGCATCATCAACTGTGTAAGCGATTAGAGCTGTACCACCAGTACCCATTTCCCAAGTCGTATTCAACTTAATCTCTTTGTCGGTAAAAGCAACCACTGGTTTACCACTCAAGCCGGCAGCTTGCAAACCTCCGTCTTTTGTGTACTCTGCAGTAGTCAACCATGTCAGCTTTGTAATGGTGTTGTTAGCATCGTTGACAGAGGGTATTTCTCCTGCATTTGTAAATGTCAATACACCGCCTGTTCCTTTGTTCGTTAAAACAAAATCCCAACCTCCATTACGTTCTATTGCAGTGATTTTCCATAAAGAGTTGTCGTTTTGATCACTAACAGCCGTATTCAAAATTGTCAATTTTGAAAATTTAGGAGGCCCTGCTACTTCTGCCAATTCGCCAGCAGAAACAATATTATCAGAAGCATCCTTCAGGTAAAAAAATTGAGTGCCATCAAACTTAGTTCCTTCTGGAGCCTTGTTCGTTTGCGCATTCGCAGTAGTAAACAACGCACCTACCATTAGCAGACCCGCTGTCATCAGCGTAGAAAACTTTTTGTTCATAATTTAAAATTTAATATTAATAATAGTGTTAAAATAGCGTCGCAAACCTTGTGAATCCTGCTCTACACCTTTCCCCTTTCTTTCCCTAACTATGTATTTGTTAAAAGGTGTTTAGCAAAATGACGAGATTAATCGATCCTTTTTTCTCGTCATTTTTAGAATGGATTTTGATTTCATACCGGAAAGAGAGAATTTCATACAAACTTTGTTATGTAGTTGATAAGAAAGGCTATATATTTGTAAAAATAAATTTGAAAAGAATTGTAGGTTCAAAAAACAGTTGTACCTTTGTGACGAGAAAAAAGGATCGATTAAATTAGTCATTCCTATTTAACATCTTATCCACCTGTATAACAGAGTAATATATTTCAAAAAACACCTATTTTCCATCGTTTTTTAACACTTCCTTCATTTATAAATAAGACTCTGGTATGCAAATAGTTAATGACTCCTTCCGTTGTTTGCTTCCCTGTATGTAAATAGCTGTATAGTAATGAATTAAAATCTGAAGTTTGCTTAGAAGCTGTTTTGGATTTATTGTTTGTTTCAGTTATTATCAGATATGAACTATCTCTCTTTACAAGGCATAGCCTTGTGCCGCAGGCTATATTTTGCCGTCTGCTTCAGCTGACGGACTAATAATCAGGAGGCAAAGCCTCTTCCCTTGTGGGCTTAAGCCCCTTTAAAACAGAGACAAGCAGTATATATCAATGGGGTTAAAACCCACAGAGGAATCCGGCAAAGCCGGAGCATTTAATCTATCCGTCGGTTAAAAACCGACGGCAAAAGAGAGCCTGCGGCATGAGGCGGAGCCTCATAAAAGACTCAGTTTTTTCTATCTCCGAACGTGAAGCCCAATTGTCAATTAAAATAATCCCCTTTCTTTTTATCCAACATAAGCCACCCCCTCATCAATGTTACTTAGCCATTACAGGTTCATTTGTCGGAAAACCTGATTTACATATAATGTACGCGACTGCAGGGCGAAAAAATTTATTTGATTTTTCCGGCAGAAACCTTTGTTTGTCAGGGAATAATACCTACATTTGTAAACCCAACTATGTATGATAACCCAACGGACTTTCTTCCCCGAGGTAGAGATACTATTGTTTTTTTACAATAACAAATCTTGCTCTTTATAGTATATCCGAATGTATTTTCAATTTCTTCCGAATGAAATTTTATTTTCTCCCGAAAGGAATTTTACTTTCTCCCGGTACCTCGTTTTTTCGTATCAGGAAGACGATTTCGGAATACAGATGAAAAATGACAATAACTGTAACTATATAATTATTTACTAATTTTTAAAACCTTAAAGTAGTGAAGAAGCATAAAATCTTGACTAAGAAACAGGACAATCTGATTGTCGCTGTTCAAAATGGAGTAGGCATACTCAGTGAAAATGCCAACCGAAGCCTGGCATGTAAGACGGACGGTCTTCAATTGATCAGCCGTATCGACCATGAAGGCGGTATGAACGAAACCTTGGCTACCGAAACCGAAAGCTATCTCTCGCAGTGCCGCAGCACGCTGTCGGGCATGAACACGGCCCGCAAACCGTTTACCCAACAACTGACGGACGTGCAAAAGCT encodes the following:
- a CDS encoding DUF6383 domain-containing protein, which encodes MNKKFSTLMTAGLLMVGALFTTANAQTNKAPEGTKFDGTQFFYLKDASDNIVSAGELAEVAGPPKFSKLTILNTAVSDQNDNSLWKITAIERNGGWDFVLTNKGTGGVLTFTNAGEIPSVNDANNTITKLTWLTTAEYTKDGGLQAAGLSGKPVVAFTDKEIKLNTTWEMGTGGTALIAYTVDDADMPIADLNSKMGNGFILNAKDGSTVITSAENGLFNKQLTAITITLANSAADIDKSAGSDAEKALIESVKKMLGNTTSTTTGKIDQSSTDSKIFFVVSNKGGKELLAASTKGVISIEDYEDVEEVMPLFNAATLVAVDKVKSVSAASSVAGYGYAFSNFTGAALLGANDTNKDVPVNNAWMTVKYNLNDGEAATNDNMIITVAAKFPDSDGKMTVDATVRPQISTTGDVNTLMAIPSNTLVEKWAQIGFGASSAVTIDAFKGKAFSVTVVDKKEINGAILTGYTIHPEASSWEKSSEFLANRPEGQWVVLYDKDAASNKFTMKNRETGDNVNLGDVIYLVENTTDQFYFVSQVTVGTQAVDTLKLTEQSLTPARLGGYANGGKFDKVALLSTAYKLGIRNNPSDEPVFIQNSGVHNNTLSINVKTDEGLSFYLIPSIDTLAYGINKETTKYYEAIVNKNDSLRRIPYALQERVTKRFVTLDADGKYILNPTITNAEEAAQFFLKEKEDGQYVMVTKTDDKKVYVNVGTGYLHNEDDLYKKDIADEFGLYESTSPKYADILKDLKAESDTTLANINLYSVQNLVGNSAYMLASGENDFLVEGVPSTALKSMGGLAYDSVAFSIAVDTAYVNRAGNTMPLYYLAQKGAKRGEKVGPLHSGEKDQYGHPVECTHYAMNDTVVGKYLFAMYDSIVYAKDKDIKKEDYCYHYTNTEHFARLRFVDAKHIADTMIVASVKPSAKDTLKAGAVSTDIIASRQAEWLKGFEVSEEFGKAVKEHLDVTPTDDNFGLFAFEINPENEKEYAIYNPATGYYVAYLNGNVVLARQASYYTMVNGATEGMDVVANEDLNASAISVIAGNGDVTIKGAEGKKVVITNVLGQTVANTVLSSDNATIAAPQGVVVVAVEGEAAVKAIVK